Part of the Chlamydiota bacterium genome is shown below.
TTTGTCATTTTTGAAATTAGGATCGGTTTGTTTTTGTAAAAGATGTTTGACTTTACCATCCAATTTAAGCTTGGCTGCTTGAAGGAGTTGATTATTGCCCTGAAATTTCTTTTCTTGAAGTTTGAAAAGTTTTTGAAGTGAAGGACTTTGTGTCAATTGAAAAGCGGTTTTTCCCTGTTTATTCTTGATTCTTGGATTAGCCCCTAGATGCAAAAGTAATTGGGCTTTTTTTAAAGAAAAAGCATCATTTGCTAGGACGACCAGATGTAGTGGTGTATTCATCATCTTATCTTGTCGATCTAGATTTTGCGTATGTTTTGCAATAAATTTAAAGAGTCTCATGTTTTGGTTGGTTGCAATGAGATGCAAGGGGGCTTGATTGTATTGATTTGTTTCATCACAATCAGAGTGCTCGTGGACTAAAAATTCAGCACTATGTTCGTTGGGAATGGGCATTGACAAAGAGAGCAGAAGCAGTGTGTTTCCATAGTGATCTTTGAGATGTAAATTGGTATGAGAGACAAGCTCTTCAAAAAGTTCAAATTTTTCTAAAACGATGGCTAAATGGGCACACGTTTTTGAGCCGCAGTCTTGAACGTTTCTCGAAGCTCCAAATTTGAGTAAGTCATCAATGATTTCATCCGAGCTAAAACAAATGGCATAATGCAAAGCTGTCAGCCCGCTTTTATCTTGGAAATTGGGATCGATTTGCTTTTGTAAAAGCTGTCTAACTAAAGCGTTATTATCATGAATGCAAGCAAAGTGCAGCGCGCATTTTTCAAAGGCATCGAATGCAAAAATATTGACCTTTTTTTGGATAAAAAACTCAATGGCTTTTTTGTCATTTAAATCGCAGGCATTTAAAAAAGGTGTTCTGCCATGGCTATCTTTCAATTCTACTTGGGCTTTTTTTGTAATAAGTAGTTGCATTGCTTCAAATTTTTTAAATTTGACAGCATGGTTTAAAGGCGTATTTTTTTCATTGTCTTGTAAGTTTAGATTCACTTTTGCTTTGATCAAAAGTTCGATGGCGTGTTTATTGTTTTCATCGACAGCATAAAAAATGGGTGATCTACCTAGTTTATCCTTGTGATTGAGCGCTTTTTTAGACTGTTTTAGAAGCTCTTTGAAGAGTGTTAAATCAAACTGTTTGAAGGCATAATGCAGAGGCGTTTTTCCAAAAATATCAGCTGTGTGTGTTTTCGCTTTTGCTTTTAAAAGAATAGAAATGAGCTTTGTTCTTTGGAGTTGCACGGCGTAATGCAGAGGCGTTTTTCCTTGAAGATCTGGTTGATGGAGGATGGATTTAGAGGCATTGATTAAATGCGAGGCAATCTTTTCGTTTTGGTAAATAATGGCATAATGCAAAGGAGTTTTGCCTTCAAAATCTTGAATATCGGATTTTGCACCTAAATTCAAAAGCTTAGAAAGAGCATCTTCACGGTGATAGATTGCAGCTAAATGCAAAGGCGTGCGTCCATCGATATCTTTACTATTGAGCATTTTTATAAGGGTATTTTTGCGATATTTTTGTTCTAAGAGTTCGATAAGCTCAAAGTGCCCAGATAGAGCAAGGTGATGCAGGGGAGTGCGATCCAAGCTGTCGATTTCTTAAACCTCAATCCATTGTAAAAGATTGTCTTTGGAAAGCTTTTCTTGATACTGGATTTCTTTTGGCAAGTAGCGTGTTTGAAATGAGGCTTTGGGCATGTCATCTTGCTTGAGTGCTTGTGAAAGTAAATCGCAAATGGCAGGGTTGTCAAAATGGAGTAGTTGGTTTTCTTTCAGAAGCTCTAAAAACTTTGCGCTTTTGTTAAAATTCAGTACAATTTCTGGGTGCTCATGAATGAGCTCCAATGTCAAGGGAATATGTTTTTTAAACTCTTTTGGCTCCTCTAGTAAATATTGCAAATAGAGTCTTGCAACTTTAGGATCATTAAAAGTTTTTAGGGCCTTTTTACGGTGTTTGATCAAAAACCTTAAAGAGTGTGGAAAAAGCTGCTTTTTTAAAAGTTGATCCATAATTCACCTGCGACTTATTGTAAAATTTTTTTTGCTTTTATTTCAATTCCTTTGTCGTTGTTTCATGAGGATGAATGAGTCCCATGGACACGGCATAGCGTATTGCGTTTTCAACGGAGATATCAGCCTCATGAGCCAATTCTTTAGGAACATAGATCAAATAGCCAGCAAGGGGGTGGGGGGCTGTTAAAATCACGACGCCCACAAGGTCTTTTTTTGTTCGTTTTGAAAATAATTCAGGTAGCTTATCGATCACAAGCCCCAAAGTTTTTTGTTTTTTGGAGGGGAAATCTATAAGACATACAGATTTAAACAGTTTCTTTTTGGGAGAAAATATAGTGGAAAAGAGCTCTTTAAAAGCGCTATAAATTTTATTAAAAAAGGGCATTTTTTCAAAAATCTTGTTTGTGAGCGCAACAATTTTTTC
Proteins encoded:
- the ankX_2 gene encoding Phosphocholine transferase AnkX, with amino-acid sequence MDRTPLHHLALSGHFELIELLEQKYRKNTLIKMLNSKDIDGRTPLHLAAIYHREDALSKLLNLGAKSDIQDFEGKTPLHYAIIYQNEKIASHLINASKSILHQPDLQGKTPLHYAVQLQRTKLISILLKAKAKTHTADIFGKTPLHYAFKQFDLTLFKELLKQSKKALNHKDKLGRSPIFYAVDENNKHAIELLIKAKVNLNLQDNEKNTPLNHAVKFKKFEAMQLLITKKAQVELKDSHGRTPFLNACDLNDKKAIEFFIQKKVNIFAFDAFEKCALHFACIHDNNALVRQLLQKQIDPNFQDKSGLTALHYAICFSSDEIIDDLLKFGASRNVQDCGSKTCAHLAIVLEKFELFEELVSHTNLHLKDHYGNTLLLLSLSMPIPNEHSAEFLVHEHSDCDETNQYNQAPLHLIATNQNMRLFKFIAKHTQNLDRQDKMMNTPLHLVVLANDAFSLKKAQLLLHLGANPRIKNKQGKTAFQLTQSPSLQKLFKLQEKKFQGNNQLLQAAKLKLDGKVKHLLQKQTDPNFKNDKNETALHWAVLLQRPNMVQELLQYGANPLAQDASGLTPLHLAIEKEHLNIIEQLASKTTSVKMKKTKDRNGNNPYMLALLSSNFDLCQIFFQKLKKWEKEFINNKNKDGQTLLHLALLAKEPHYDLIKNLIKHKVNINAQDKTGLAPLHLTVGAKGNKVSDILHLLLQNNARIDIQDHMGKMPLHHAVENAHLEAIENLIQYKANTKIRDKRKKTPLDLAKLIKNKKTRVRITQLLNH